CGCCCTTGGCGAGTCTTTCGACTCGAGGGTGCCTGTACTGGCTCTGGTCGGTCAGCCTACGAAGGTGTCGGAGGGACGCGGGGCATTTCAGGACACCAGCGGTCGCGCAGGAACGATCGATGCCGAGATCCTGTTCGCGCAGGTGTCCAGATTCTGCGCAAAACCCACCTCCGGCGCGCAGGTGCCCGAGCTGCTGGAACGGGCGCTCACGTCGGCATCCCAGGGTGGCCCGGCAGTATTGTTGCTGACGAAGGATATTCAGCGATCCGGAATCTGCGACCTAGCCACATCGATGCCGTCGGCCACCGCACCGGAGCCGGAGCCGTCCGTCGGCCTGGACCGCGCTGAAGCCCTGATCGCATCGGTCGACGGCGCTGTCGTTGTCATCGCTGGACCGGAGGTTGCCCGGGCCGACGCCCGGGCCGAGCTCGAGTCCTTCGCCGTAGCACTCGGTGCCCGGGTGGCTGTGGCGCCGGACGCGAAAGACGTCTTCCGCAACAGCCATCCGTTGTTCGCTGGAGTGACCGGCATCATGGGTCATTTGGGTGTGGCGGAACTGATCGCCGACGCGTCGCTGATCGTCGTCGTCGGTACCCCGCTGCCGCAAACCGCCCGCGGCGGGCTCGACGCGGCGTTCGCGACGTCGCGCATTGTGCACCTCGGCTCCCAGCCGCCGTTTCTCGAGGCCGAAATCAGCGTCGCTGGCCCGATCGGCAAGAACCTCGTCGCTCTGGCCGGCGTCGTCGATCGGCGTGGCCCGATTCACCCGGATGGGCCCGGTCGCCCTCTCCCGCTGAGAGTGCCCCCGGCCACCGGTCCGGGCGTTCGGTACAGCGAGGCCATCGCCGCGATCTCCGCGCAGCTGCCGCCGGGTACCGACGTGTTCGCCGACGCCGGGAACACCGGGGCCGCGGTCGTTCACCACTTACTAGTTCCGGACGACGGCCGCTTCGTGGTGGCCCTCGGCATGGGCGGAATGGGGTACTCGTTCGGTGCGGGCATCGGCAGCGCGCTCGGGCGAAGTCGACGGACCTTCGTGATCGCCGGCGACGGGTCGTTCTTCATGCACGGCCTCGAGGTTCACACTGCGGTCGAGTACCAGATCCCCGTCACCTTCATCGTGTTCAACAACAACGCACATGGCATGTGCCTCACCCGCGAGCAGCTCTACTACTCGGGGAAATACACCTTCAACACGTTCAGCCGGGCGCACATCGGCGAGTCGATCGCTGCGCTATTTCCCGGCATCACCGCGCGTGCCGCATCCACCATCGCGGAGGTCGAACTCGCACTCGCGGAAACCGCCGCAGCGTCGGGACCCGTGTTCATCTCGCTCGAATGTGATCCCGAGGAAATCCCACCATTTGCACCATTTCTGGAGGAGTTCACCTCATGACAACCCCCGCCGTCCCCGACCTCAACATTCCAGGCGTGTACCGAATAGAGAACATCAGCGTCAAGGAGGGCATGCCGATGATCTTGGACATGACCCGGGCCGTCTACCCGCACGATGACGTGTACGGGCAGTACTGCACCGTGCAGGACTTCATCGACGCGCCGCCGGACGAGGTGTTCGAGTACCTCTCGGACCCCCGCAGCCTGGAGGAGTGGACATACAGCATGCGCGGATTCGAGGAGACCGAGGAAGCAGGACTGTGGATCTCCGACGACCGAATCGGCGACAACACCAAGATCTACACTCGCACCGTCTCGTCCCCCGACGCCCGCACCGTCGACTACCACTGTGCGTGGGACCAGGACAAGCACCTGTGGATGATCTATCTGATGCGGGTGATCGACGCGCAGGTGGTGCTGAACAAGCCCGGCTCGGTGGTGCTCTGGACCAACTGCCACCACCCGTTCTACGACGAGAACCCATACCCCGAGACTGCGCCGTCGGACCGTGAGCCGTGGGTCGGCGACTTCTGGGAGCTGTTCTACGCCGGGCACCTGATGGAGCTGCGCAACTTGAAAGCGATTTGCGAGCACCGGTATGCCCACGGCCAGCCGATCACACCGGAGTGGATGAGATGAGCACACACGCCAGGACCATGGTCAGCCTCTCCGACGTATCCAGCTATCTTCCCAAGAACACGGTGAGCGCGGACTATTTTGGGCAGGACGCGAAATCGGACGATCTGGCATCCAACGTGATGTTCAAGGCGCCGGCGTTCCGACACCACGTCGCGCCCGACGAGTCACCCCCGGACATGATCGAGCAGGCCATCGGGCCGCTGCTCGAGCGTCAGGGCAGCGACATGCTCGGCGAGATCGACGTCCTGATTACACACACCCAGCTTCCTGACCTCGGCATTGTCGGCAGCGGCGGTGAGATCGCCCACCGGCTCGGAATCGTGCCGGAGTGGTTGATCGATCTGCACAACGGTGGATGCGCTTCCTTCGTCTACATGATGAAGATCGCGCGGCAGATCCTGCAGAGCACGGATGCCCGCTCGGCGCTGATCGCCACCACCCAGAACAGTGCTGGACAGATCTTCACCCAGGAACAGGTGCGCGCGTTGCCGCAGGCCGCGATCCCGGGCGACGGCGCCGGAGTGGGCCTGCTGACCAAGTCGGGCGATTCGCCGATTCTCGACATCGAATGCCGGCATGCTCCTCGATACGCCGGGCAGATGACCGTCTTGGCAGATCCCCCCGCAAGTACTGGGAGGCGGGCACCGGGCAAATGCACCTTGGCTTTACAGAGTCGAAGATCGCGAAGGTGTTTGCTCGCGGAAACAAACTCGTTCCGGAGGTTGCGGCCGAAGTGTGCCAACGGATCGGAGTCGCGCCCAACGAACTCGACTTGTTGGTGACCAATCAGCCGAACCGGCTGTTCCTCCGCAATTGGCGTGATGCTCTGATGCTTCCGAAGGAGCGGCATCCGGATACCTTCGACGAGTGCGGAAATCTTTTCGGCGCCGGCATCCCGGTGACGTTCGACCGCGCCGTCCGAGCCGGAGACGTCACGCCGGGATCGGTGGTGATGTTCGCCGGGTTCGCCCATGCGGGCGACTTCGCCGGCGCCGCGGCGGTGCACTGGTGCGGCGGCCAGTCTTGAGCGAGGGTCCGCCGGTTCGCCCTCATGCTGAACGAGAACCCCTTCGGGCCATAGCGTCGGTGCGACGGCCAACGTTGTTGTGTGCAGCCGCAGCGCCAGCGAGTCGCGGTAGGGACCGCCCTTACGGGCGGGAAACGGTTCAATTTTGACTTCTGGCTTCGCCTATGGATCAACGATGTCGTGTCGAATTGCTGCTGCAGAGTTCCGAAGAATTCGACCCACGATCCCAGGGCCGGAATATTTCAATCGGAAGATCTGGAACACAATGCGCTTTCCGCATGTTGTGCATGCGCGGAACGCGCTCTTGTCTCGTTCTCCTGGTTGGGAGATGGGTAGTCCGGCACCGATCGAGTCCGAAATCCTCACCGCAGTGAGTACGGTTATCGATCTCTGTCGTTCTCATTGGTGATCGTCGCTCAACTACGCCTCCGTCCTTCCTGTTGGAGTCCGCGACTGCGTCGGGTCTTGGTAGCCGGCAAGAATCGTGATCAAGTTGCGGGCACTCTGTCGGGGTCGAGTTCGGTGACGGTGGTGGTCGAAATCGCGAGTACACGTGCGGTACGGATATCGAAGAAGAGGCCGGCGACGTGAATACATCCGTCCGACATCGCAGCCCCTATCATCGGGTGCCGCTGCAGGGTTTGTAGTTGGAGGGCGACGTTCACCATGGCCAGTTGATCAACGGCGTCGAAGCCGGTGTCGGCGGCGGAGCGAGCGACAGGATGTCCAGATTGGTATGCCCTCTTGCTGGGTTGGGCGTGTTCGAGCCATTCCTGGACGGCGATGCTCCCGGACGACTGCGGGTGCGGGCGGTCAGGATCGGCGAGGAGTGCTTTCATGGCACCGCAGCCCGAGTGGCCACACACGATCACCGAGCTGACACCGAGTTCGTCGAGGGCGAATGCCAATGCCGCCTCGATGGAGGTATCGCGCTGACCGGCGGGGACGAGGTTGCCGATGTTGCGGACGGTAAAGAGGTCCCCGGGGCCACTGCTGGTGATGATGTTCGGGACGATGCGAGAATCGGAGCACGTCAGGAAGAGCGAGTCAGGGTTTTGTCCGTCGTGCAGGTCGTCCATGTGGGGGCGAAGGTGCGGCGCATGGGTGCGGTGGTAGTCGGAGATTCCGGCCAGCACCGATCGCATGGCCCGGGGACTGGGAAGGTGGGCGTCGTTACCGTCGTGATGGTGATGGGGCAGGTACTTCTGCCATGCCCGCCAAGGGGCGAAGCCACCTCGTTTGCTGAGCTGCGCCGTGCCATCGGTGGTGCGTGTCGGAGGGCCGGCCACTGCGGCGGCCATGTCCGCAGTTCCTCTCTCGTCGACGAGGACGGTCCCGCCGGTGCTTTCGTGTTGACGTGACCATTCTTCGATCACTTCATAGGCGGCGTGGTCGAGGAAGTCGACGGTGAGCTCGACTGTGACATGGCTTCCCGGTGGTACGGACGCAAGCACGCTGGTGAGCCGTGGCAGTGCCAGGAAACTGCACGAGCCTTCGACCACTACCCGCCATTGGCGCGATTCCGGTGTGCCTACGGGTTCGGCGTGGATGGAGGCGCGGACCACGCGCCACACAACCAGTGCGATCGCGAGGATCAGTCCGATGAGCACACCCTCGAGCAGGTTGAGGAACACGACTGCGGCTGCGGTGACGCCGTATACCCACAGATCACCGGTGCGGTGGGCAATCCGCAGGTGTGCGAGTTTGATGAGCTGGATACCGATCACAATCAGCAGGCCGGCGAGAACGGATTTCGGGATTTGCTGGACAAGGCTCGCGAGCAGTGCGGAGAACACCAAAATCCACACCCCGTGCAGGATGGTGGAGGCCCGCGTGCGCGCTCCAGCGGTGACGTTGGTGGAGCTGCGGACGATGACGCCGGTGATGGGCAGGCCGCCGAGCATGCCGGAGGCGATGTTCGCGGCGCCCTGGCCGATCAGCTCGCGGTTGAGGTCAGAACGCGGGCCGGTGTGCATCTTGTCCACCGAGACGGCCGAGAGCAGGCTTTCGACGCTGGCGATCAAGGCAACGGTGAGCACGCCCGTGGCGATACCGAGCCACTGTCCGTCGGGCAGAGACGGGAGGCCGAGGGCGTCGAAAAGGCTTCCGTCGAGGGCAATGCGATCGGCATTGATCGGCAACACCAGCGACAACACGGTCGCGGCGACGACCGCCACCAGCGGGCCGGGCACCCTTCGCAGCCTGTCGGGCACGAATTTCCACGACACCAGGATTGCGATGACTGCTGCGCCGACATAGATGTCGTCGAGATGGGCAGTTCCGATCTGACTCGGCAGCGCAATCAGGTTGTTCCATGCGGAGCTTTGCGAGCTGCCACCGAGCAGGACATGCACCTGCTGAAGGGCGATGGTGATCCCGATTCCGGCGAGCATGGCGTGCACCACCATCGGCGAGATCGCCAGAGCGGCACGCGCGATCCGGCTGAGACCGAAGAGAATCTGCAAGACCCCCGCACCCACCGTGATCGCGCACGTCACCTTCCACCCGAACGTATTGACCAGTTCAGCGACAACCACAGTCAGACCCGCAGCCGGACCACTGACCTGCAACGGCGATCCGCCCAGCAGGCCTGCTACCACACCACCGACAACCGCGGCGATCAGTCCGGCCATGATCGGCGCCCCTGATGCGATGGCGATTCCCAACGACAGCGGCAGCGCTACGAGAAAGACCACCAACGAGGCGGGAACGTCGTATCGCAGTAGGGTGGCGAGCCAGCGACCTTGAGGGTTGTCGGAAACGGCGCTCCCTGCGGGCGGAGCCTCAATGGATGTCGTCATCTCTTCTCCTCGACCACGATCAGAATGCATGAACAGAGGCAACTCGTAGGAACGCCCGTCACAGGGACCAGTTTGGTGCTCAAGGTAAATGGCGTGTCGCCTTGGCTGTGCGATGGATGAGCATGTTTCGGCTTCGGGCCGCTGTGTCCCGACCAACCTACGAGCCAAGACTTACAGAAAGCTGAGAAACGCCGAGTGCATGACCTAGGTCACTGCCGTCAGGGTCAAGGATTGATGACGCCGAGCTTGGGGGAGTTCAGCGAGAAAGCGTGGTCTACCTGATGCTGTTCGACGAGACATGCTTCCCGACCTACGGAAGGCCACGTAAGAACCGGAAACGACACCGGACTCCCAATCCCCGACGGTTCTTCGTCTACGCCGATTCAGAGATGCTGACGGCGACACGCCCGAGGCCTTGCTTCAACGGACGAGACGACGAGCCAAGAGGGCAACGAGATCGCTGTACGGGGCCGCCGCCAAGACCCACCGGACGGATCACGCACCACACTCGGCGGAAGACTCTGCTCGTCACCGCCGCAATCCTGTTCGGGGGGTTTACGCAAAGCACGACGGGCATCGGGTTCGTCGACGCCCACACCGACGAACGCACTTCACACCACCTCGTGAACCTGTCCGCCAAGGCACGGGAGGCAAAATGACGACAACTTCCTCGGGGGTGCGGCAGGTGACACCTCACCTCGAGAGAAAATCGTCGTGCTCAGTGTGGGCGCGTTGGACGAGGTCCATCAACTGTTGCTCTTCCCTGACCAATTGACGGTATTTCGGTGTCAGCTCCCGAAGTTGTTGTTCCTCGGCAAGTAGCTTGTTGTAGATCCTGTCCCGTTCGGCGAGATCGGCGGTGTACCCGAGATCCAGATAGGCGGTGGCGTGACGGCGCGCACCCGAGATCGCGGACTGCGCCTTTCCTCGGGGGCTGCGGACCGATGCCACGACCGTGACAATCAGGACCCCGACAATCACCCCCAGGGACAGGCCCGTGCTGATGACCACGACGGGCACCGGGTTGCCATCGTTGACGAACGGCACGTTGTTCTCGTGAAGCGCATGCAGGATCAGCTTGACGCCGATGAATCCCAGAATGGCCGCCAACCCGTAGGAGAGGTAGACCAGACGATCCAGGAGTCCGTCGAGTAGGAAATACAGCTGACGCAGACCCAACAACGAGAAGACCGTCGCGGTGAACACAATGTAGACGTTCTGTGTCAGCCCGAATATTGCCGGGATGGAGTCCAGTGCGAAGAGGAGGTCTGTGCCGCCGATCGCCACCATGACCAGCAGCATCGGGGTCATGGCCCGTTTGCCCTTGTCAAGGGTGAACAGCTTGTCGCCGTCGTAATAGTCGGTGGTGTGGAACAACTTTCTAGCCAGACGGATGATGAAGTTATCGGCGGAATGCGACTCCTCCCCTTCGGGTTTGAGCAGGTTCCCCGCGGTAATCAACAAGATCAGGCCGAACAGGTAGAACACCCATGCGAACGAGTTGATCAGTGCCGAACCCAGAAATATGAACCCGGTCCGGGCAACAAGCGAGAAGACGATGCCGAACAACAACACCTTCTGCTGATCCTCGCGCGGGACCCGGAAACTGGACATGATGATCAGAAACACGAACAGGTTGTCCACCGAGAGGGCCTTCTCCGTCACATAACCGGCGAAGTACTCCGATCCCATCTCGGTGCCGCCGAAGACCCAAACCACAACGCCGAAGAGGACCGCGACCCCGACGTACAGTGAAGACCAGATAGCTGCTTCCCGCAATGTCGGGGTGTGCGCCTTACGAACATGGACGAAGAAGTCGAACGCGAGCAGACCGAGAATCACCAGGATCGTCACACCCCAGACGAGCGGAGAAACTTGCATTGTTCCTGCTTTCGGCGAGTCGAATCGGCCGGGACCGGATCAGGTCCGCAAGTTTCAGTCTGCGTTCATGCACGCTATTTCGCCACGGTGCCTCCGAACACCGTCCGCGAGACCGGATGTCAGGCCGCGGCGCGCCGCTGCGAGCGTGGATGTTCGGACGATCTCGTCACGCCTGAAGATGCACGACAGTCAGTGGGGCGGCGATCACCCCGCCCGTCACCACAGCCAACGTCACCCGGTCGCGAACTCGTTGCGCGGCGCTCGCCGGTGAAGCGAGCCGTTGGGCGCGGGCAAGGACGCCGACCGACGACGCGCCGAGCGCATGCGCAGGTGCCGGCGAAGGACCGGTCAACGCGACGAGAGCGCCGAGCACGCACCCGGACCCGTGAACCCGCGCAGCGCCATCGTCGGCGCACATCTCCAACAAGCGCGCGAGATCGGCATTCGCGGTGGCGAACAGCCGCACCCGTGGCAGCACCTGACTGATGGCCCGGGTCACCTCGAGGATCGCGTGGTGCCGACCCGCCAAGTGCGCGCGCTCATGCGCCAGCACGGCGTTCAGATGACGCTCGTCCAGAACAGCAACAGCGCCGCTGCTGATCACGATCGTCGACCGTCGACCGGCGACACAGTAGGCGACCCGCTCCGGCGCGTCGACAAGTACTGCATCCCATTCACCCACGGTGCGTCCGAGACCTCGGACCAAATGTGCGTGTCGGCGGGTGTGCTTCCTGCTGCGTGCCACGCTCCGGCACACCCGCGCGGTCAACAGGAGCAGTGCTCCCGTGGAGAAGATCAGGAGTCCGAGGGACAGTCCCACGTGTCCGGTGACCAGGTCATGGACAGCGGACACGTGCGCGTCTACGACAGCCCGTCCGAAATGGCTGCGCTGAGACAGCACTTCGAACAGAAGAATCGTTGAGGAAGCCACCCACGACGCAACGACGGTACTGATTGTCAGCAACCACACCGCGACAGCGAGTCGGGGAACCGAACCGGTGCGGGTCACGGCGGGAAGCACACGAGGCGCTACCACCGCAACTACATAGCTGTAGAGCAGCAGACACGCGGCCGCGGTCATTCGGATTCCCTGCCGGATGCGAGACGTCGTAGGGCGGCGTGCAGGGCGGCCGTATCGTCCTCGGTCATCTGCTCGAGGAAATGCGTCAGGACAAGTTCCGGCTGACCACCCTTTCCTAGCGCATGCCGCATGACACGGGCGCTGTATTGCGCGCGCGTGAGGGTAGGCCTGTACACGAAGGCCCGGCCGCTGCGCTGCCGAGTCAACCAACCCATACGATGAAGGGTATCGAGCGTGCGCATCACCGTCGTATACGCAATCTGGCGCTCGGCACCCAATTCATCGAACACTTGAGCACCCGAAACGCTGTCTGTCCGACTCCACAGCGACTCCATCACCGCCGCCTCCAATTCGCTGAATCGGCGCACGTCACCTCCTGACCTTCGAAGACGGTGTGAAAATGTGGTGTGGCGATCACTGGTGGGGACGCCGAAAGCGTCCGTGACCGAGTACTGTCTACCACCGATTGTAGAACGCCGAAGCGCGTACCCAGCCGCGCGGAAAAAGACCAGGCACGCCCATGTACCGCTATCCAAGGTTACCGAGGTCAGCGGAATCGTAGGATGAGCATGTCGACTGCGCCGCCGCGGCAGGCACCCGTGCCGGTGGATTTGAACCCTGTCGGGATCGGTGACATCACACATAGCTTCCGGATCTGCACGCTGTCTTCGATGCCACCACCGACACCGGCTCCTCCAAATTCGGGGCGGACTGTGCCAAGAACATTGAGCGGCCGGTTCGGGAGCGGTGGCTAACGATCCCGCCTGTTACTCCGACAGCGGCACTCTTGAGGTCACGGTTGGACGGGCGCCGCGTCCGGAGACCCAGGCTCTGTGGTTGCAGTCTTCTGCAAACCTCGGCCCCGGATTCGACGGCGCCCGCGAAAGCTACCGTAGCGTGAGTCCCTGAGCTCCGGCTGTGAATCCCAGGGGCATCCATAGCCGTTCAGTTCACGCGGTCGAGGATCGAGGTTGACGTCAATCGCGGTTAGCGGTCCGGAGACGGTTTCCCCGTGAGAATCCCTGCGGGACACATTCTCGAGGACACCGCAAGATGCCTGGTCGCGCGGCACCCCTCCACCGGCATCGATAATTGGTCCAGGATAGCAATGCCCCAGCGTCGAAGGGCCACGCAGGGCGCAACCCCGGAGTTGGCCGTTCCCAACGAGAAATAGCTGCGTCAGCTTGTCTCGGATGTGTGACTCTCTCGAGCACGGTCGACCAACTCCCCCACCCTGCGAGAGAGTTCGTCGATCTGCGCGATCACGTCTGAGGACAAAGCGTCTCGCTCGGCGTCGCTCAGTTGTAGCACGTTGTCGTTGCTGGCCATGATGAGCAACTCGAGGTTGGTGCGCAGTGCGGTCAGAGGAGTGAGTAGTTCTCGTCCGGCGTCTACGATCAGTGCTCGCTGGTGATCGCGAGACCGGCTCAGGGCTTCGAGCATCATGTTGAAACTGGCTGCGTATTGGGCAACTTCGTCGTGTCCGCGGACGAGGATCGGTTGAAGATCCTGCGTTTCTGCGACACGCCGCGTGGAGAGCACGAGTCGGCGGACCGGCCGGAGTCCGGTGTTGATCGCGGCGGATCCGGCGAAGATCGACAAGACGATCAAGAATCCGCCGAGTGAAGTCAGCGCGAGAAGTAGCTTGCCCAGTATTACCCGGGTTGGTTTCAACGATTCGGCGACAACCAGGGTCTCGCCGGTCGGCATCTTTTTCGCGAGTACCTGATAACCTGCGAGTTCACGGATGGAGACGGGCTCAAGCCCCTGCGCCACCGCAATTTCGGGACCGTCGCGAAGGACGGATTCGTCGCGGAAGAGGGGGCTGGGTGCGGCAACCACATCCCCAGATTGGGTGATCAACGCGACTTCGAGGGTCTTTGTCGTCCCGAGCCCGAAGAACTCCAGGGGTGCACCCGAGTGGGCGCTGGCGATTATGACGTCGGCTTCGCGATTGAGCCGATCGTTGATCTGTGCGCGCAGAGAATATTCGGTGACGAAATAGATCGCCACGACGGAGACAAAGACAGCGACCGCGGCCAGGGCTGCGGTCAGCAGGTTGACCCTGCTGCGCAGCGAAATACGTGGAACTCTCGTCCCCATCGTCGGTGTGATCATGCGTCGGTCAGCGGTTGATGAGGAGCGTTAGCGACGGGACGGGCGAGGGTTGCGATCACGCCTGCGGGAGAGCGCCGTATCGGTGTCGGACAACTTTGCAGTGATGTGCGTGCCCTCTGAGAGCAGACGCCCTCGGCCGCCTCCCTCAGGCTCTGGTGGCGTCGATGCCGAGTGCATAACTCATCCGGCGGCTTGGGTAGGTGCGACGTGCGTTGGCGTTCTGTTTGCGCTTGGCGGGGCCATGCGACAGATGTGCGTGAAACGGTTTCGGCGGTATACGTCATGATTCGATGCCATCTGGGCTGATGTCGGCCTTGTCGCGTGTTCCCGAACGCAGTTGAACAGAATTGCGGGTTTCGATCGGGCGGCTGACGGTTGGCGGCCGCGAAGATCGGCAGTTTACCGGTTTCTCGGCTGCGCGGCGTGCTCGGCATTGAGTCGGTGGATCTCTGAACGCAGCCGCGCCATTTGTCGCTCTGCACTGCTCGTACCGTGATCCTTGTTCTTGCCCCGCGACATCAGCCAGATCATTGCGGCCATCCCAATTGGGCAGGCCAGAATGACGACAGCGAATGGCATCAATCCCATGAGTTCTCCTTTGTCGTGCCGTCGGATCTTCCTCCGCCGGCCAGGCCTGCGATCTACTATCTAAGATAGTAGATGGGCTATTGTCGACGCCTTCTCTCACCAGAGTATGGAGACGGCCGGCAGACAGGCCCTCGCAGCAGCGATGGTCACGCTCGTAGCCGGTGCGCTCACCGTAGATGCGCCAGGGGGTCGCCGGGAGTGACGCCGATGTGTATGTGATCCTGGTGGACATCATCGGTGAAGAAACCCTTGCGCTCCGCATTGAGGTCGAAGGGGCCGCCCACCTCGGTGGCGCCGAGTTCGGATGCGCGTTGCATGAAACGCGCGAGGACGCTGGGCGACATCGTCGGATCGATTACCGTCTTCCCATCGATCTCCCGGATGTCGACCGCTCGCCCCACCGCATGGTTGGACACGCGTGAAGTGGGAAAGACGGTTTGGATGTGTCCGGTGTGGATCACCTGGATCCCGAGCTCGTAGTCCTCGGCCAGACCCAGCAGAATCTGCAATATCTGTTCGTCGACCCGACCGGTGTTGACATCCGTCTGTGCCGGCGAGGACAGCCTGATGCGACGATCGGTCAGCACCTCGGTGGCGGCGGCACTCAAAGGCACAGCCGACCCGAGGGAGGTCGGTGGATTGATTCGATCAACCTCCCACATTCCTCCAGCACGGCGAAGTAGCCGCACGTCGAGAGCCAGCTGCCGGCTGGTGATACCGCCAGGTCCGCGGAGCTGCTGATCGAACAACACGATCACCGCTGCGGTATCGGTGGTTATGCCCCCGTACTGCGGGTAAACCACCTGCACAGAACTCGATTCTGCTCCGGGGACCTCGAGGATCGATGCGGTCAGGGGCGCCTGCGGTACGGCGCCGGATCCCTCCGAAGAGGCCTGCACACCTCGAGCCGTGCGCCAAGTTCCAGCCGACTCGATGAACGCCGTCGCGGTCTGTTTGACTTCCGGCAACACCTCACCTGGCCCGGCCTTCCATCCGCTTGTCTGGGGGGAGAGCTGCGCGGGCTGAGCGCCGGGCGCTGGCGCGCCATCGGCAGCGGCGGGAGCTTTCGGATCGAGAGGATGCGTGTCTGCCCGCGGGTTGGTCCGATTCAGTGCACAGGAAGCGAGGGCCGCTGCCGGGAGTGAGACCATCAGCGCTAAGGCCCTCCGGCGGGGCAGATCACTCACGTGGATTCCTTACGGTGGTGGACTGTCTCGTTGAGGGGAATGCGGTATACGCGGAGGGGAGCGCCGTCGCGGGTCGCGCCCTCCTGTACAGCGTGCCATCCGAGTCGTTCGTAGAATCGTGCTGCTGCTTCGGCCGTCCTCTTGGTGACCAGGGTCGCGGTCTCGGCTCCGGCCGCCCGTGATTCCACGAGGAATCGTTCGACGAGGGCAGTGCCTGTTCCCGTTCCGCGCACCTCCGGATAGAGGGCGACGGCGGACAGAACGGCGGTCCGGTTCGCCGGAACATGCTCCTGGGCGGTTGCCCGTGGTGTCGGGACCGACCGGAGCAGGCGACGCGTCCAGGGCCCTGCTCGTGTACGCGCGAAGCGAATCGCGATCTTCGGTCTCCGGATCAGGGCAAGGACACCGACACCGATCAGCTTGCCCAGCGCACGGCGATGCATCAAGATCCCGTTGATATGCGCGGATTGATCGGTGGCTCCCAGCAGGAATCCGACGATCCGATGGTCGGGGCCGCTTACGTCCTCGACGACGAGCGCGATCGCGTGGGATTCGCCGAGGACGCATGCGTGCCACTGACGGAGAAACCGATCTCCCAATGCGGGAAACAGGCCCTGCGGCAGCAACTCACGATGTGCCCGTGCGGATTCGGGCAGATCCTCCGGGCTCAATTGGCGTATGAGCAGAACAACGGATTCAGCGTGGTCGGGAGTACTGAACGGAAGTCGAACGGGTAAGTGCCAACCGACGGGTTCCTTTCCTCGATCGGGTGGATCGGGCACGGTCTCGGC
This genomic window from Rhodococcus oxybenzonivorans contains:
- a CDS encoding thiamine pyrophosphate-binding protein; translated protein: MTPIIPASTVADYVIARIADHGSSHIFGVGGANIEDVYDAINRFGEEMTGIVAKHEFAAAAMADGYSRNTNRLGVVAATSGGGALNLIAALGESFDSRVPVLALVGQPTKVSEGRGAFQDTSGRAGTIDAEILFAQVSRFCAKPTSGAQVPELLERALTSASQGGPAVLLLTKDIQRSGICDLATSMPSATAPEPEPSVGLDRAEALIASVDGAVVVIAGPEVARADARAELESFAVALGARVAVAPDAKDVFRNSHPLFAGVTGIMGHLGVAELIADASLIVVVGTPLPQTARGGLDAAFATSRIVHLGSQPPFLEAEISVAGPIGKNLVALAGVVDRRGPIHPDGPGRPLPLRVPPATGPGVRYSEAIAAISAQLPPGTDVFADAGNTGAAVVHHLLVPDDGRFVVALGMGGMGYSFGAGIGSALGRSRRTFVIAGDGSFFMHGLEVHTAVEYQIPVTFIVFNNNAHGMCLTREQLYYSGKYTFNTFSRAHIGESIAALFPGITARAASTIAEVELALAETAAASGPVFISLECDPEEIPPFAPFLEEFTS
- a CDS encoding SRPBCC family protein — translated: MTTPAVPDLNIPGVYRIENISVKEGMPMILDMTRAVYPHDDVYGQYCTVQDFIDAPPDEVFEYLSDPRSLEEWTYSMRGFEETEEAGLWISDDRIGDNTKIYTRTVSSPDARTVDYHCAWDQDKHLWMIYLMRVIDAQVVLNKPGSVVLWTNCHHPFYDENPYPETAPSDREPWVGDFWELFYAGHLMELRNLKAICEHRYAHGQPITPEWMR
- a CDS encoding SulP family inorganic anion transporter; the protein is MTTSIEAPPAGSAVSDNPQGRWLATLLRYDVPASLVVFLVALPLSLGIAIASGAPIMAGLIAAVVGGVVAGLLGGSPLQVSGPAAGLTVVVAELVNTFGWKVTCAITVGAGVLQILFGLSRIARAALAISPMVVHAMLAGIGITIALQQVHVLLGGSSQSSAWNNLIALPSQIGTAHLDDIYVGAAVIAILVSWKFVPDRLRRVPGPLVAVVAATVLSLVLPINADRIALDGSLFDALGLPSLPDGQWLGIATGVLTVALIASVESLLSAVSVDKMHTGPRSDLNRELIGQGAANIASGMLGGLPITGVIVRSSTNVTAGARTRASTILHGVWILVFSALLASLVQQIPKSVLAGLLIVIGIQLIKLAHLRIAHRTGDLWVYGVTAAAVVFLNLLEGVLIGLILAIALVVWRVVRASIHAEPVGTPESRQWRVVVEGSCSFLALPRLTSVLASVPPGSHVTVELTVDFLDHAAYEVIEEWSRQHESTGGTVLVDERGTADMAAAVAGPPTRTTDGTAQLSKRGGFAPWRAWQKYLPHHHHDGNDAHLPSPRAMRSVLAGISDYHRTHAPHLRPHMDDLHDGQNPDSLFLTCSDSRIVPNIITSSGPGDLFTVRNIGNLVPAGQRDTSIEAALAFALDELGVSSVIVCGHSGCGAMKALLADPDRPHPQSSGSIAVQEWLEHAQPSKRAYQSGHPVARSAADTGFDAVDQLAMVNVALQLQTLQRHPMIGAAMSDGCIHVAGLFFDIRTARVLAISTTTVTELDPDRVPAT
- a CDS encoding TerC family protein codes for the protein MQVSPLVWGVTILVILGLLAFDFFVHVRKAHTPTLREAAIWSSLYVGVAVLFGVVVWVFGGTEMGSEYFAGYVTEKALSVDNLFVFLIIMSSFRVPREDQQKVLLFGIVFSLVARTGFIFLGSALINSFAWVFYLFGLILLITAGNLLKPEGEESHSADNFIIRLARKLFHTTDYYDGDKLFTLDKGKRAMTPMLLVMVAIGGTDLLFALDSIPAIFGLTQNVYIVFTATVFSLLGLRQLYFLLDGLLDRLVYLSYGLAAILGFIGVKLILHALHENNVPFVNDGNPVPVVVISTGLSLGVIVGVLIVTVVASVRSPRGKAQSAISGARRHATAYLDLGYTADLAERDRIYNKLLAEEQQLRELTPKYRQLVREEQQLMDLVQRAHTEHDDFLSR
- a CDS encoding M56 family metallopeptidase, with product MTAAACLLLYSYVVAVVAPRVLPAVTRTGSVPRLAVAVWLLTISTVVASWVASSTILLFEVLSQRSHFGRAVVDAHVSAVHDLVTGHVGLSLGLLIFSTGALLLLTARVCRSVARSRKHTRRHAHLVRGLGRTVGEWDAVLVDAPERVAYCVAGRRSTIVISSGAVAVLDERHLNAVLAHERAHLAGRHHAILEVTRAISQVLPRVRLFATANADLARLLEMCADDGAARVHGSGCVLGALVALTGPSPAPAHALGASSVGVLARAQRLASPASAAQRVRDRVTLAVVTGGVIAAPLTVVHLQA